One genomic window of Microbacterium testaceum StLB037 includes the following:
- a CDS encoding trimeric intracellular cation channel family protein, which translates to MTLTVRASGTAARAVPGRPSLGARAFAALDIVATAVRGVEGAALAAHAGFDLLGVLVVGFVAAVVGGMLRDVLLGDLPPAALRSSSRIIVAFAASGATFVLLKLVDEVPTTVLLTLDGVGLALFAVIGAQKASAHGASLWVVVVVGVVAATGGGVVRDVLLGHTPVLLTQSVYGGAAAVGALATGILLVTTRRAHLSIVVGFVLAFALRETVLLLG; encoded by the coding sequence GTGACGCTCACGGTCCGCGCGTCCGGCACGGCAGCTCGTGCCGTCCCGGGACGTCCCTCGCTCGGAGCCCGCGCGTTCGCCGCCCTCGACATCGTCGCCACCGCGGTCCGCGGCGTCGAGGGGGCCGCGCTCGCCGCACACGCGGGGTTCGATCTGCTCGGGGTGCTCGTGGTCGGCTTCGTCGCCGCCGTCGTCGGCGGGATGCTGCGCGACGTCCTCCTGGGCGACCTGCCCCCGGCGGCTTTGCGTTCGTCTAGCCGCATCATCGTCGCCTTCGCCGCCTCGGGCGCAACGTTCGTGCTGCTCAAGCTCGTCGACGAGGTGCCCACCACGGTGCTGCTCACCCTCGACGGCGTGGGTCTCGCCCTGTTCGCGGTGATCGGTGCGCAGAAGGCTTCGGCGCACGGCGCGAGCCTGTGGGTGGTCGTGGTGGTCGGAGTGGTCGCCGCGACGGGCGGGGGCGTCGTGCGCGACGTGCTGCTCGGGCACACTCCCGTGCTGTTGACCCAGAGCGTCTACGGCGGGGCCGCCGCGGTCGGGGCTCTGGCCACCGGCATCCTGCTCGTCACGACCCGCCGCGCGCACCTGTCGATCGTGGTCGGCTTCGTGCTCGCCTTCGCGCTCCGCGAGACGGTTCTTCTGCTCGGCTGA